Below is a window of Flavobacterium sp. N2820 DNA.
CTACCATCTAATAATCACACTTCCCCAAGTAAATCCTGAACCAAAAGCAGCCAGAACTACCAAATCGCCTGATTTGATTTTGCCTTGTTCCCAAGCTTCTGTTAAAGCAATTGGAATGGAAGCAGCAGTTGTATTTCCGTATTTTTGTATGTTGTTAAAAACTTGGTCATCCGTTAAACGAAATTTCTGTTGAATGAATTGTGAAATTCTCAAATTCGCTTGATGTGGCACCAACATAGTAATATCAGAAACTTGTAAATTATTCGCTTGTAACCCTTCGTTAATGACTTCACTAAAACGAACTACAGCATTTTTAAATACGAATTGTCCGTTCATGTACGGATAATAGCTTTCGTCATTTGGATCGTTATCGGCAATAATGTCGGTTACCCAACGTTTCCCCATTCCTGGAGCAATTAAGGATAATTCTTCGGCATGTTGTCCTTCAGAATGTAAATGTGTAGATAAAATTCCTTTTGATAAATCTTCTTCTCTTGAAAGCACAGCTGCTCCAGCGCCATCTCCAAAAATTACCGAAACACCTCTACCGCGAGTTGTCATGTCTAAACCTGTTGAATGTAGTTCAGAACCGATTACTAAAACATTTTTATACATTCCGGTTTTAATGTATTGATCCGCAATTGAAATAGCATACACAAATCCTGAACATTGATTACGAACATCTAAAGCGCCAACCGTTCTTAAACCTAAATCGCGTTGTACTAAAACGCCTGGGCCAGGAAAATAATAATCCGGACTCAAAGTAGCAAAAATAACAAAATCGATATCTTCTTTTACCACTCCTGATCGCTCAATAGCAATTTTAGCTGCTTTTACACCCATTGAAGTAGTCGTATCCTCACCTCTTATGATGTGGCGACGTTCTTGAATTCCTGTTCGCTCTTGAATCCATTCATCATTGGTATCCATTTTTTGCGCCAAATCGTTATTAGTAACAATATTATCTGGCACATAATAACCTAATCCTGATATTTTTGAGTGGTACATATTTTAAATTTAAATTAAAAAACAAGATGCAAATTTATCGATTTCTTAAAAAAGAAATGTATATTTTAAAAAAAATGACAAAATCACAATGTATAAATTTACAAAATAATTAACATGAAATTACTTTTTGGATGTTTTTTTTAAAGTATTTTAGTGGCACTAATTTTACTAATTCTTACCACAATGAAAAAACAAATAATACTTCTTTTCTTATTGATTAGTGGTTTAACTTTTGCACAAGAAAACCTAACTTATCAAAAACCATCAGCTGAAATTTTAGCTTTAGCGGATTATGAAAGAGCACCATCCGTAAGTATGGATTCAAAGAAAGAATACATGCTTTTAAGTTACAGAAACACTTATAAAACCCTTGAAGATTTGAGTCAAGAAGAGATGCGTTTGGGTGGTTTACGTATCAATCCAATTACGAATATTTCAAGTACAGTAACTTATATCAATAACTTAAAAATTAGAAAAATTAAAGATAAAGTTGAAATGCAAGTGAGTGGATTACCAAAAAATGCATTAATTACGAATGTTTCTTGGTCGCCAAATGAACAGAAAATTGCATTTACAAATACCACATTGACTGGCGTTGAATTGTGGATTATTGATGTTGTTTCGGCTTCAGCCAAAAAAATCACAACGGATAATTTGAATGCTAATTTAGGAAGTCCTTATAATTGGATGAAAGATAATGAAACTTTATTAGTAAAAATATTGCCTAAAAACCGCCCTGCTTTAATTGATAGTGAAAAAGATTTACCTAAAGGACCAACCGTATCAGTAAGTGATGGATCAAAATCGCAGAATAGAACCTATCAAGATTTATTAAAAAACAAAACCGATGAAGCTAATTTTGACGCTTTAGTAACGTCTGAATTATACAAAATTTCAATTTCTGGAAATGCTACTTTATTTAAATCGGCAGCAATTTATGCAGGTGAAAGCTTTTCGCCAGACGGAAATTATTTAATGTTAACAACGATTCAAAAGCCCTATTCTTATATTGTTCCTCTTAGTCGTTTTCCTCAAAAATCGGTAGTTTATGATTTGAATGGAAAAGAAATTAAACTAGTCAACGAAGTACCTCTAACTGAAATTATGCCAAAAGGTTTTTCATCCGTACGAACAGGAAGAAGAAACATGAATTGGAGAGCTGATCAACCAGCCACTTTATATTTTGTAGAAGCTTTAGATGGTGGAAACCAAGCAAAACCGGCTGAATTTAGAGATGAAGTATTTGTATGGGAAGCACCTTTTTCTTCTAATCCAACTTCATTAATAAAAACAAAACAACGTTATGCAGGAATAATGTGGGCTAACGAAAAAATTGCAATTGTAGCTGATTCATGGTATGATACGAGAAATACAAAAGCCTATTTATTTAATCCCTCAAATTTAACAATTGCTCCAAAAATTATTGAAGACCGTAATTCACAAGACATCTATTCTGATCCTGGAAATTTTGAAATGATAAAAAATAAATTTGGAAGATATGTAATTGCAGTTGAAAACAACAAAGGTTATTTAATGGGAGCTGGATTTACAAAAGATGGGCAATTCCCATTTATTGATGAATATGACTTTACTACTCTGCAAAAAAAGAGACTTTACACTTCAAAAATGAAAGACAAAAAAGAAGACTTGTTATCTATTGAAGATTTTAAGAAAGGTGATGTATTAGTAATGATTCAATCTAAAAACGAATATCCAAATTATTATTTTAGAAACATTAAATCTAACAATAAGTTAACACCAATTACTTCCTTCAAAAACCCATTTGAAAGCATCAAAAATGTTCACAAAGAAGTTATTAAGTACAAGCGTAAAGATGGTGTTGAACTTTCGGGAACATTATACCTACCTGTTGGCTATGATAAAGTAAAAAAAGAAAAACTACCCTTATTAATTTGGGCTTATCCAGCAGAATACAAAGACAAGAATTCAGCTGGACAAAACGATAAAAACCCTAACGAATTTACATTTCCAAATTATGGTTCTTTCATTTATTGGGTAACCAAAGGGTATGTCGTTTTAGATGATGCCGCTTTCCCGATTATTGGAGAAGGAACTACAGAACCAAATGACACTTTTATTCCGCAATTAGTTGCCAATGCAGAAGCCGCAATTGATGCAGTGGATAAATTAGGATACATTAATCGCAAAAAAGTAGCAATTGGCGGTCACTCATATGGTGCATTTATGACTGCAAATTTATTAACACATTCTAATTTATTTGCTTGTGGAATTGCCAGAAGTGGCGCT
It encodes the following:
- a CDS encoding 3-oxoacyl-ACP synthase III family protein yields the protein MYHSKISGLGYYVPDNIVTNNDLAQKMDTNDEWIQERTGIQERRHIIRGEDTTTSMGVKAAKIAIERSGVVKEDIDFVIFATLSPDYYFPGPGVLVQRDLGLRTVGALDVRNQCSGFVYAISIADQYIKTGMYKNVLVIGSELHSTGLDMTTRGRGVSVIFGDGAGAAVLSREEDLSKGILSTHLHSEGQHAEELSLIAPGMGKRWVTDIIADNDPNDESYYPYMNGQFVFKNAVVRFSEVINEGLQANNLQVSDITMLVPHQANLRISQFIQQKFRLTDDQVFNNIQKYGNTTAASIPIALTEAWEQGKIKSGDLVVLAAFGSGFTWGSVIIRW
- a CDS encoding prolyl oligopeptidase family serine peptidase, which encodes MKKQIILLFLLISGLTFAQENLTYQKPSAEILALADYERAPSVSMDSKKEYMLLSYRNTYKTLEDLSQEEMRLGGLRINPITNISSTVTYINNLKIRKIKDKVEMQVSGLPKNALITNVSWSPNEQKIAFTNTTLTGVELWIIDVVSASAKKITTDNLNANLGSPYNWMKDNETLLVKILPKNRPALIDSEKDLPKGPTVSVSDGSKSQNRTYQDLLKNKTDEANFDALVTSELYKISISGNATLFKSAAIYAGESFSPDGNYLMLTTIQKPYSYIVPLSRFPQKSVVYDLNGKEIKLVNEVPLTEIMPKGFSSVRTGRRNMNWRADQPATLYFVEALDGGNQAKPAEFRDEVFVWEAPFSSNPTSLIKTKQRYAGIMWANEKIAIVADSWYDTRNTKAYLFNPSNLTIAPKIIEDRNSQDIYSDPGNFEMIKNKFGRYVIAVENNKGYLMGAGFTKDGQFPFIDEYDFTTLQKKRLYTSKMKDKKEDLLSIEDFKKGDVLVMIQSKNEYPNYYFRNIKSNNKLTPITSFKNPFESIKNVHKEVIKYKRKDGVELSGTLYLPVGYDKVKKEKLPLLIWAYPAEYKDKNSAGQNDKNPNEFTFPNYGSFIYWVTKGYVVLDDAAFPIIGEGTTEPNDTFIPQLVANAEAAIDAVDKLGYINRKKVAIGGHSYGAFMTANLLTHSNLFACGIARSGAYNRTLTPFGFQSEQRNYWDVPEIYNTMSPFMNADKMKTPLLLTHGEADNNPGTFTLQTERYFQALKNLGAPVRMVILPKESHGYAAKDNILHLLWEQDQFLEKYLKN